The genomic interval CCCTTTTCGAAAAGAGCATGGAAACGGAAGAACACGCAGAACGGTTGAAAGAAATGTGCAGAAGGATTGGTGAGAGTATGGGCCTACCCCCCAAACAACTGGACGAGCTGGAACTTTTAGCGATACTCCACGACATCGGTAAGGTGGCGATTAAGGAAAGCATATTGATGAAGCCGAGGCCTTTAACCGAGGAAGAATGGGTACAAATGAGAAAACACCCTGAAATAGGATACAGGATTGCCCAGACGGTGCCGGAACTTGCCCCTATTGCCGAACATATCCTCTCCCATCATGAGCGATGGGACGGCAAAGGTTATCCCCAAGGGCTGATGGGGCAGGAAATTCCATTGTTATCACGAATTCTGGCGGTTGCTGATGCCTTTGATGCCATGACAAATGACAGGACATATCGGAAGGCAATGAGCAGGGAGGAAGCAATAGCTGAAATAAAAAGAAATGCGGGGACGCAGTTTGACCCGGAGGTAGTAAGTGCTTTTATTGAAAGCTGCTGCTACAGTGATAAAAATTTTCATGAAGGTCAGTATTAGACAAGACCTTAGCTTACTGAAGCAAGTTATTGTCACAACCGGTGAAATAAGTGATTCCAGCGAAGAACTTTCCGCTGCCGCGGAAGAAATAAATGCTTAGGGGTTGGTTTAGAAGATACTTAGTACAGATCTTATTTGACTTAGATTAGTTTAGTTTAAGATAATACATTTTCAAATTTAAATGAGAAATGGTAAAAATATATGGATAACATATTCAAGAAATGAGGTTGTTTCAATGATAAAAGCGGAGAAAATTAGTGATTTATCAAAAGAAGAGTTGTTGGAACTGAATAAAATATTTGCAAAAAACTGGCTTGCTCATGATGGTCTATGGTTCCAATCTATAGAAGAAAAGCACGGCATGGATATGGCGATTGATACTGATATGGATAGGGAGGCGTGGAGAAGGTCCACGGTTATTGAAGCAAGACGGTTACCGGTACAAAAGCAAGTGTTGACAGGCATCAGCAAAGTCAGCAAGAATCCTTTGCCACACCCGCAGGGCTATGGCAAGCCCCTTGGTAATAAAGGCGGCAACAATTTGACGGGCTTCTTTAAAATCAGGTACAGGGACATCGGCATTCGGGTTGTTTACTCCCTGGCTTTGGAAACAAGCTGCATGAATATATTGATTATATCCGAACGGGATGACAACTACTGCTATAATATGGCGGCAAGGCTCTATGAAAAGTATGGAGATAGAGTTTTTGAAGATATCTTTGAAACACTGGAATAAGAAGCAACTGAGTATATGGGTGCGGTTTACAATGAGAGGTTCCTGTATGATAGCCTGTTAAGGCGCCAGCCGCCCATCTCCCTCTATGCTCGAACTTCATAGCCATACTTCGAGGGGGTGGGGGCTGGCCCCATCGGCTGGCTAAATCATAGAGGGGCAAAATTTAATTATAAAAAGGTCCATTTTTCACTTGACAAATACACATCTTCCAAAACAAGAGATGAATCGCAACAATGGGAACTATTAGCTGCATCAATTTCTTCACTACAAAATATCTTGTTTTTTTCAACAAGCAAAATTCTTAAACAGCTTATGCCGAATTCTATTTTAAAATCTGAAAGTTTTTCCATGAAATTAATTGTTGGGTTGTTATTGTCGAAATATGTAATCATATCATACCTCTTACAGTATAAATGTATATAAAACGGTTGATATTAGTATTGTATATAATTCTATTAGTACAATTCCATGCAACAATATTGGTATTTTGTTACTTGCATTATTATTCAACAAAAATATTTATTCGACAAAAAAAAGGTTTTTCCTTCTAAAAAACAAAAAATATTGGCAGTTCTTCTGCTATTCAAAACTGGACAATAGAATATAACTCATCTTTTTGGTCCTGGTTTACTCCTATATAACGAAGGGTGATATATTGGGAACTGTGGTTGAAAGTGTCCATAATAAGTCCGATGTTATATTTGGAAGCTTTATATGTCCAGTAGCCCCAGGTTTTCCGAAGGCTATGCGTCCCAAAATTCTCAATGCCTAAAATATCAGCTGCATCCTTTAATATGCGGTAAGCCTGGACCCTTCCTATGTGGCTGCCTTTTTTACTTGGGAATAGGAAACTGTTATAGTCCAGATGCGTGATCTTCAAATAATCCTGGATGTCTTTACGCAAAGTGCTGTTAAGCTTAATCTTTTTTTCTTTTGCTGTTTTCTTCTCCTTTAAAACAAAATAATCACGGAACTGTCCGTTTTCGTTTAGAATATCCCCGACCCTTACAGAAAGGATGTCACTTATCCTTAACCCTGTATTAAGGCCAAACTTGAATAATAAACCATATTTAGGGTTTTTCCCGTTTAAAAATTGGTACATTTGCTTTATTTTCGTTTTATCCCTTATTGGTTCTACGGTCATAAAAAAATCTCCTCTCGCAATGTATTGTTTTATAAATATTATTATAAAACAATACATTAAAAATACAAGTATATACTCAATATTTTTAAATAGTAACTATAAGATTTACTTAAATAGCGCTATTTATATTAATATTTAGGTAACAAAACACCAATAATGTTACTTTAATCTTTTTAGTAGGAGGGTTAACATGGAGTACGAAAAAATTAAAACAGTCAGGAATCCAAGTTTAAAAACAAGCCAGCAGTTTGTGCCTGCCAAACCAAAAGACGATAAGGGCTTTGAATTCAAGAAACCGTTGAATCTGCCTGAAGTAAATCACCAAATGCAGCAGGACAATAATATGGATTTTGCCAGGAAAAAAGCACAGCGGCAGGAGATACAAAAGAACTCAATTGTTGAAAGGCTTGCTGTAGTGACTGCCCAGACTTCAAGCGCAATCAACCAGTCAATGGCAAACCTGAATGAGTTGCAGGTTGCCGTTCAGGAAATGGCTGCTGCAGCTGAAGAAGCTTCTAATGCAAGCAGCCAGTCTTTGAAAGCTGTCACAAAGATTGAAACCAATTCAAAATTGTTTGAAGAAAAGAGTGTGAATTTATCTTCAGTATTTGGAAAACTGCAGGAACTCATTAATGACGCCAATGATAATATTAGTGCGATGATTAATGCTATAAACCTTGCGGGTAAAGTCAGCAAGGATTCAGTTGAAAATGTTACGCAGCTTGAAAGCCTTGCCGAGAGTATCGGCAAGACAGTGGAAGCTGTAATGGAGGTAGCAGACCAGACCAACCTGCTCGCGTTAAATGCAGCCATAGAAGCTGCAAGGGCAGGCAAATACGGAAGAGGCTTTGCAGTGGTCGCAGATGAAGTAAGGACACTGGCTGAAGTTACAAACAAATCAGCAATTGAGATAAATGATGTGATAAAGCAGATACAGGAGGATGTCAAAACTGTTGCAAACGACATTGCAAAGGCCGGGGAAATGTCCGACAAACAGGTTAAAGATGCGGAAATTGTAACCAAAGAACTGGTTGAAACCAGGAAAGATGTAGCAGAACTCATAAAACTTGTAAATGAAATAGTAGTTTTAGCTAAAGATACTTTGAATGCAGCAACCGAGGTTAAAGGAGGCAGCCAGCAAATCCAGGCCGCAGCGCAGGAGGCTGCATCGGCAACCGAAGAAAGCAACGCATCCCTTATCGAACAATCGAGGGCGTTTAATGAAATATCCAATGCAGCAACTGCTTTGGCAGATATGGCTGAAGAAATCAAGATGGTTTCTGTGACAAAGAGGAATGCGGAAGAGCTGGCAACCGCAGCAATGGAAATATCATCCATGGTTGAGGAGTCAAACAAGGCTGCAGCACAGATTTCCATGGCTCTGGAGCAGATAATGACTGCTGCTGAAGAGCAGTCTGCCGCATGTGAACAGTCCCAGAAGGGAGCGAAACAGGTTGAAGCACAGTCTGCAAATATTGAACAGAAACTTGAGTTCATAAACAAGAAAGTCGATGAACTGCAAGCAAGGCTTGAAAAGAACAAGTCGGAAGTAGAGGCACTTATCAAGGGTATAAACGAAGGGAGTGCCCAGAACAGCAAATCACTGGAAAATGTCAGGGTATTGTCAAAAAGGATGCGGAAAATTGATAAAATCGTTGACTCGATTACCAATGTGACTACAAAGATAGACCTTCTCTCGCTGAACGGCTCGATAGAAGCAGCACGGAGCGGCAAGTATGGTAAAGGATTTGCAGTGGTTGCGGGAGATATAAAACAGTTGGCAGAACAATCAGCGCAAGCAGTTGAGAATATAAAGGACATGATAAAGGATGTGGATGACCAGATTGGCGTAGTTGCCGGCGATGTCCAGGGTGCAGTACAGAAATCGCTCCAGGAAGTGGAAAAAGCTTCGAAAACAACGCAATTGCTTGAAAACATCAAAAACGACATGGGAGATGTGAAAACGGATACAGGTAGACTCCTGTCAATGGCAAAGGAAAATAAGGACTATATCAAAGAGGTTGTGGCTGGAATCACTCAAATTGCCAACGGGGCAGAACAGGCTTCACAGGCAGCCCAGAATGCTTCCACCCAGGCCCAGGAACAGTCAAAAGCGCTTGAACAGATTGCCGTTGCAAACCAGCAGATTGTTTCAATGTCTGAAGAATTAAGGAATTTATAAAGGGGGGTTGGTTATGGCGGAAAAGATGATGGAAGAAAGCAATGCTATGGTGCAGCTTGATGAAGAAGACGAGGAACTCCTTGATGAGACGCAGCTGGTAATATTCAAACTGGGAGACGAAGAATATGGCGTAAATATAATGCAGGTAAAGGAAATTATCAGGATGGCTGCCATAAATAAGGTGCCACAGGTTCCCCAGTTTGTAGAAGGCATAATCAGTTTAAGAGGTGAAATCCTGCCTATAATAGACCTGCGTGAAAAATTCGGGATTCCCAAAAAAGAGAAGGGAAGGTCTACACGGATACTCGTAATAAACCTTGACAGCACCACCATCGGCGGGATTGTGGATGAAGT from Petroclostridium xylanilyticum carries:
- a CDS encoding chemotaxis protein CheW, with the translated sequence MAEKMMEESNAMVQLDEEDEELLDETQLVIFKLGDEEYGVNIMQVKEIIRMAAINKVPQVPQFVEGIISLRGEILPIIDLREKFGIPKKEKGRSTRILVINLDSTTIGGIVDEVTEVLRIQNSAIKPSPQVIKGMNSDYLLGIGQIGGRIIILLDMARILNTSEVIRIKEIAEELNKNA
- a CDS encoding DUF6125 family protein → MIKAEKISDLSKEELLELNKIFAKNWLAHDGLWFQSIEEKHGMDMAIDTDMDREAWRRSTVIEARRLPVQKQVLTGISKVSKNPLPHPQGYGKPLGNKGGNNLTGFFKIRYRDIGIRVVYSLALETSCMNILIISERDDNYCYNMAARLYEKYGDRVFEDIFETLE
- a CDS encoding methyl-accepting chemotaxis protein translates to MEYEKIKTVRNPSLKTSQQFVPAKPKDDKGFEFKKPLNLPEVNHQMQQDNNMDFARKKAQRQEIQKNSIVERLAVVTAQTSSAINQSMANLNELQVAVQEMAAAAEEASNASSQSLKAVTKIETNSKLFEEKSVNLSSVFGKLQELINDANDNISAMINAINLAGKVSKDSVENVTQLESLAESIGKTVEAVMEVADQTNLLALNAAIEAARAGKYGRGFAVVADEVRTLAEVTNKSAIEINDVIKQIQEDVKTVANDIAKAGEMSDKQVKDAEIVTKELVETRKDVAELIKLVNEIVVLAKDTLNAATEVKGGSQQIQAAAQEAASATEESNASLIEQSRAFNEISNAATALADMAEEIKMVSVTKRNAEELATAAMEISSMVEESNKAAAQISMALEQIMTAAEEQSAACEQSQKGAKQVEAQSANIEQKLEFINKKVDELQARLEKNKSEVEALIKGINEGSAQNSKSLENVRVLSKRMRKIDKIVDSITNVTTKIDLLSLNGSIEAARSGKYGKGFAVVAGDIKQLAEQSAQAVENIKDMIKDVDDQIGVVAGDVQGAVQKSLQEVEKASKTTQLLENIKNDMGDVKTDTGRLLSMAKENKDYIKEVVAGITQIANGAEQASQAAQNASTQAQEQSKALEQIAVANQQIVSMSEELRNL
- a CDS encoding tyrosine-type recombinase/integrase, encoding MTVEPIRDKTKIKQMYQFLNGKNPKYGLLFKFGLNTGLRISDILSVRVGDILNENGQFRDYFVLKEKKTAKEKKIKLNSTLRKDIQDYLKITHLDYNSFLFPSKKGSHIGRVQAYRILKDAADILGIENFGTHSLRKTWGYWTYKASKYNIGLIMDTFNHSSQYITLRYIGVNQDQKDELYSIVQF